The Salvelinus sp. IW2-2015 unplaced genomic scaffold, ASM291031v2 Un_scaffold16303, whole genome shotgun sequence genomic interval gtcagaaccataggataaataaaggaggcatataagcagacaatgaaagctattacaatattcgatgattacatttctctaaaacagtgtGCCCCACCAAGTCAGAAAAGTAGGCAAAATTATGAGgagaaaagggaccaaattattagYgtgaggcacatgggctactaacagcttactacacaacatacacttagtattacgttcttagctacagtatacatatctccctggcatattWcataatttatgcagcagtatACAAGACACTTTTGTACTCacattgttgtgctgtgctcacttgaacaggaaggtgttgCGGCGGTCCTTTGCGGGAAAATTTTGCTATCAAAGTCTGGAATTCTCTAGATGTaatgtgctttcaagacaactgggaactctgacaaaaacaaggtcgaatcatgatgacgtcagtgatcttcaggtcagagctctagaaaaaggcctgagttcccgacttgcaattctGAGTTGGWtgaccattcaaaacgtatttccccagtcgagttcccagttgtcttgaactcactaaagtctgagatttcccagttgttttgagcgcagcagaagtcatgctggattgacagtaagcctttttattttaccactacaatctgttcttaggacaaaacagaaaaaaaactactcgtgtagaaagtaaacatctgcacctcgatggtgtcaactgtgcttatgtctgcgaaATGAGTAAGTAGGGAAAAAATTCAAACTTCTATTTATTTTCTAGTGATCGATGACAATCGtgctcgctgcccagacttacataattacaaatgGTGTCCGActtgaaaaaatctaaatatacacattgtgagATATTTGGCAAAATAGACAGACATGTCCGTGTAGAATTTCCACATAGGGAAACAATGGGGCATCCTCAGAGTTCCAACAGTAATGTGTAATTTCTGATATGTAATATCTGATATTTGAAAGGCTAGCGTTTCATGACCACAGAGCTCGACATCAATTCTGAGTTATTTGGTGAAATACCGACATTGCCATTGTATTGGGGAAATAGAGATGTCTAAAAAGTGAAgtcttttatttaaccagtttaCTATTTATCTGCTACCATTTGCCTTTTTTGTGTTCAACACTTTGTAACTTCACTTTTCATTATTCACATGTCTAATTATCTGATatcatggcaggcaggcaggaaagcaAAGGGTCTTAAGATCTACCAMATTTATATTTATCAATTTAATTTCTGGTGTCTGTGTCTAGTGTTTATGTCAGAGGTGAATCAAAAAGTTACTACATKCATTTTTAGATCCACATCCATTTTTGTACCTATTAATTAATGATATCTACCCATTGATTCAgaaaatataacttataaatgctaaCTGTAAAGCCtctaaacatggttaaaactgtcATTTTTGTACCATGGATGGTAAGTCCTTGCATCCATCCTCTGTCTATACATtttagtggttacatttctccagccccatcccatcttttgttttaccaaaacagtgtcGCGAGTCCACTTTGTttggtttcaactgctgattggcgCTTTAAGGGGGGGTGTTACTTTGGCAGATAATGCTACCCATcttaaaaaagtgttttttaataATTAACTAAATGTATGGTGTATTTGGTTGAAGGGTATATGGACCATTGTTCATTGTCATGCTGTAAATGGCTATTTTATGGTTGTAAGTGATAAAATGAAgtaacaaatattttatatttagcaATTCTGAGTAATTACTACTTCAGTAAGGATTACTTTACACTTATTCGGTGACATTGTTTATGGTACTGCTAAATATTTCCAGCATAAGACCACGAATGACATTTTCTGAAGATTAGTTCTCCCTAGATACACCAATCCCAGGAAAACTCCTTCGGCGCTTTTTGTCTGTCCCTTTCCACCCCGCAAGAGGAAGAACTGACTAAGAGGACTGCAAACATGACTGCAAATAAATCCTGAACATTAATTCAGTCACCTCATATTGACACTTACGTGGGACGCCCCTATCTAAACCTACTGTCTTTAACATTAACCCTCAAATTCAACggatagggacgtcccaaggattccgggTAGCAAGGACCAAAGTGCACTTCAACGGGAAATTTCCCGCCCGGGAACGGTAGCCAATCAGATACATGCATTTGATTTGCTCGAGTCGAAAATGATGATGCATTTCCTTAGCCATGCCATTAGCATGCAATATAACCAARTTATATAGCAATATAACAAAACTTTCCCATGGTGTAAAATTCACGGTCGACCATATCCCGAGTAGCATAGGTATAGGGCTTTACAACCATCCAAAGATATCTGCAATATATCATATAGTCAGGGCGCCTCGTTCATTCTTAGCAAGACATATACAGGCATATTTATTCATGTTCGTGGTTGAGAGGCTTTGGTGCTTTTCAATGTTCCGAAAATACACAGCAGAAGCCAATACAGTGTTTGTGAACATTTCATAAATTGACAAAGTGTTGCATCAGTTCTCATATTCAAGTGAATGGCATCACATGAACGAAGAGATTTGGTGCATTTTAATGTTTGGAAAACAACAAGGAACGCTACCCCGGTGTGGGTAGCGCAATAAAACCTAAAAATCAAtataaggtcaaataaaaaaatctgaggcaactcagaaaataaaagcaaagaaaataacataaataaaatATCTAAACCTGCCCTGTCTACCCTACCCCGTGTAATGAAACAAAAAACGCTGCAAATAATCAAAAAGCCTACCCTTGGCCGTGAAAATTAAGATGAAGCCGGTCACTGCTATAAAGTGTGTGATTGGGTTGTGAGTGCCTCAGAAATAATATATTAGTCCTAAAATAAATGACACCATCGTTTTCACGTGACAGATGCTCCAAAAGCCGATGTGTTTCCTTAACTACATGTTTAGTGGTAGCATCGTCCTTCGGCCGGGGTAGAATGGAGCAAACGGCAAACCTTACTTCATACCGATACTCCCTAACTCTGATGATCAGTTCCCGCATCCACCTGATAAAGTCGTGAGGAGAATCCCCTTGKGCTACGTTGTTTGTTCCAATGTGTACAATCAATAGCAGTGGACCACTGACGGTACGCAAATGGTACAACTGTTGACGTGTGCTCGCTCCAGAGTTGTGCCAGGGTGCACCCAGCAGTGTGCATCAGGCAATGCATGTTTCGAAGCATAGAATCTGCAAGGACACAAACACTGAGTCCTGTTGGGGAAAACATRAAGGTCATTCAAATGGAACAGATTTCGGCTAGGTTGAGATGACATAAAACAAATACTAGGCTACATACCTGCACCTGCACCTGCACCGGCTCCTCTGGAGACAACACGCCAGCGCCAGGCCTCTCTAAAGCCCATAGGGACGTGCGGGGCCGTATCTCTGGTTTTGCGTTCTATAAATTGTCGGTTTGAATAGTAATATTGCGACTTGTACGGCTACCCTATATACCCTACATTATGCAAAACGAATGCCCCGGGCCYATCGGCTATTGACTACACACTATAGCTAACAGCCCCCCAGCTTCCCCACCCCTTCGTTCTCACGGGAAAAACTCCCGCGCGCGCTTTTTTTCTGTCCCTTTCCACTCTCCTGATGCAAGAGGAAGGACTGAAACAGCATTTTAACAGATCACTGTGAATTACTATGATGATTCATGTTCATTATCTATTTTCATGCTCATGTTTTGAAATTATACTTGATTAATATTTCAATAACTATTATCAATTATCCTGAACATTAATTCAGTCAACTCTGGTCGAGAAACGTATTTTCCCGTTATATTCATTGTCAAATTCTCATTGTCAAATTCATCAACCAACAGGATCTAGCCGCTCTGCCTTCTCGCACAAGAAGCCAGCTCAACAAACCCTGCCAAAAGCTCGTGCTGTCAACGGCAGCAATCACCTCTGCCTTCTCCCGCAAGCGAAGGGCATGTTGAGGTAAATTTGTTATCTGCGAGGGTTGCATGATGTAATTTTTTCGAGGGCtgtcttttgtgttttctattaCGTTTACATGAGATATTAAGATGCTTACATAATGCATGCATACTAGATTGAGGTTTGCGCATCTGACTAGTGATTATTTGGCCGGGGTTCAATACCTGCAAAGTTTTTTTTCTCTAAATTCAAAAGACCTCCAACCCCtttcgatgcgtggaacggatgtgggtggggctaggtttACATAAGGGTGATCATTTTAAGAaattcacaaaagctctgacaaaggcggtgaggccgatacgtaagcttaaaGACCAGTGATACTataaagagcagtgtgcggtttccatTTCCTTAATTTTTTCTATCTCCCAAAATCAatacgatatatatatataactgtaaagtaatgagtgaccattttagaaaatAATTAGACATATAGTCTTTTgttgcatgctattttatgtcaatcagggttagggttagaaaaaTGGTGACCATTACAGCTATAGGTGCATTGTGTTACAAGTCAGGGTTGggatttagggttagggctaaAATAGGTTATACCTAGGGTTAGGACTGAAATAGGTTAtacctagggttagggttaaggcaaAAAACAGTATGGCTTTATAGCTCTCTTGCTCCGCCCTGTGGCCTTCTGTGGGTACTACATTACTCATTCGTGACACTTATTAGGTTCATAATCTGAGGTAGCAACTGCGTCAGATCTACAGATCAAGGAACTAGACCTATCCATTTTGTTTGCAACTCAGTGAACCTGCGCAGCATTCGCTCAATTTGATACCTACGAACAAACAGATTTCGGTGCATATCAAATGATCCAGCAGCCATTTAGAAACAACAAAtcgtaaaaaaatgttttaaaaatgttattaattAAAAAATGTGTTCTGGCTGTTTAAATTGGCCACGTCTTGAAAAAGTGGACAGGTTTACACCTTTTtctgaaataaatatatttaaccaTGAACATAAAATGTTTGATGGCTATGCGCCAGCCATCGATAAAGCTTTGGGTCACAATAATGTGTACCCAGGCGAAAAGTGAGCGTGCAATGAACTTGTCTTTAACAGAAAAAAAGCGTTGTTAAAAATCTCATGTGTCCAGCCMATTGTAGGTGTGCCCATGGGGCTGGAAATCAGACATGTCCGTTTCGAGAGAGGCAGGTttaggtttccagggttagagtagtgaaTAAATTGTCGTATAGTTTAGTagatggcggtaatgcaacatttattggatgccaactgccgtTAAACCTAATCGAAGAAGAAGAAGTATGTGACGTCAGCCCTATGTTGCTTCCGGGTTTGCTTTAATTTCCCTGACGTTCAggtagatttttttgttttgagtTATTGGatatttatttcaaaatgaaCCGTATTTTCGGTCGAGGAAAACCGAAGGGACCACCACCAAATCTCACAGACTGCATAGGGAATGTAAGTATCTATGAAAATAACTTACAGAACAGTGTCTATGACAAACAAAATAACTTggcttgctggctagctaactaactgaATGACAGCTGATTGTTCTAGCAACAATGGGAGAAAGTTGTGAKAGCCCATTGAAGACCTATAGCTTATAAAATACTCTTTAGCCACTTAATGTTATCTTGAAAGTTAGTTTGATTAGCGTTATAATAGTGTCCAAgtgacttagctagctaattgGCTAGATGACCAATCGTCAATAGGGAGTTCAGTAGGGTGATGCTGGTTTCCAATGTAGGCTAAAAAGTGTTGTTCCAACCAGTTTTATGTTTGACCAAATCAGGTGTTAAGCTAGTGCTATTGGCTGTAAAAATTGATTGAAGAAAATGTAACAGATTATTTGATCATTATAATAACTAATACATGTATTCAAATAACTTTTTCTGATACCACAAGTTCATTACAAAGATTTCCGACTCTTACAAGATCATTGACATATGAAAACAGTCTGCATGGTTAACTCGTGCCCGTTCTTTCTCTCTTAAGGTTGACTCGCGAGCGGAATCTGTTGACAAGAAGATTGCCAGACTAGATGTTGAACTYGTCAAGTACAAGGATCAGATGAAGAAGATGAGAGATGGCCCTTCAAAAGTAAGATTTAACCCTACCCTGAGTGAAGCAGATGAGTAGCTGTGGTATTAGACAGATATGTTTACCTACGTCATTCTATTACACATGTAGGCTAATGCTGTTCTtgaacaaaacaatacacaagTATGGTCCCCACTTGTTCTCAGCAGTATCTAGCTAGGTCTGATGTCACATGAATTGTTTCCTGTTAATGTTTTCATCAGAACATGGTCAAGCAGAAGGCGATGAGGGTACTGAAGCAGAAAAGAATGTGAGTAACTTATGAAGGGAGTCRGTCAACGCATCGATAACCACAAATCAATCAAGACACATATCACAGTAACCTAATGAACCACATCAAGTAGCAGTAAACCGTCACCKTAGTCAGGATATGAGCGCATAAAAACatctgtattgatgcttttcaATCTTGTTTTTCAGGTACGAGAGCCAGAGAGACAACCTCACACAGCAGTCCTTCAACATGGAACAGGCCAACTACACAATCCAAACTCTcaaagacacaaaaacaacagtaaGGGGCCACAGTAATGTACTGACTGTAGCGCTCAGTCACAATTTACTGTAGTTGTCATGCCAGGCTGTTCTCTGGGGTTAAAAATGTCAGATTTTGCATTATAGGTTGATGCRATGAAAATTGGAGCCAAAGAGATGAAGGCGGCATACAAGAACGTGAAGATCGATCAGATTGAGGTATTTGTCTTCTTCGAGTCCTGATGCACTACAACACCATTTGGTGGTCTGACGTAGAAGTGCAGTAGTTTTACTACAGACCCTTGTCTTGAAAGACTCAACATATTTCAGCCATCTGATCTGGGTCATATTCATCCAGATAACGTGAATGGCCTATTGTGATTGAGAGATGTTTGTGTTAAGAGTTCCATGTTTCCCTGATGCAGGATCTCCAAGACCAGCTGGAGGACATGATGGAGGACGCCAACGAGGTGCAGGAGGCGATGAGCAGAAGCTACGGGACGCCAGAGATCGATGATGATGACCTGGAAGCAGGTCAGTGCTGTAAGAGTATGACACAGCCACAAGGGAGACAGTACACCGAAATGCAGTACATAACTGTATTGTGTTCCAACACGGTTGGTGTTGCTCCAGTACAGGATGGGTCTATATTAGAACATTGCTGTAGgtcaatagatggcatcatttcCCACTGCACTACagagttttgtttttatttcaccgttatttaaccaggtagYctagttgagaacaagttctcgtttacaactgcgacctggccaagataaagtgcTGTTTACTTCAGCACAGTGATACAACAGCGGTCAATGCAGTCCTTATGTCAATAGACTGCATGTAATAACTGCGCATCAATGGCGGTGTGCGTGTGATCCCAGAGCTGGATGCCCTGGGAGATGAGCTCCTGCTTGATGATGACAGCTCCTACCTGGATGAGGCCAGCACTGCCCCCTCCATCCCAGAGGGAATACCCAGTGACAGGGCACCAAACCGGGTACATATCTCTCTCTAACCACTGTATTCATGTTTACCCAGTTTAGTCTTGAATAATTCACTGGGGCATTATGTTAAAATGCACTCACAACTGACACTGTTTCGATCAATACAGAAGACGGATGCATTGTTCGAAGGGTTCAGTTTTgtttttaggacattacattGGATGAAGACACATTCTGCACCCATTTAGACATAACTGGAGTTTCCTACAAATGTGTAATGTATTGTCTGTTTTACAGGATGGAGTTCTGGTGGATGAATTTGGCCTGCCACAGATCCCTGCTACATAATGGATGGACAGCAGGCAGAAACCAATGGCAACACTCCCaactcttttttaaatgtatcataGCCTTTTTacaacatatacactgagtataccaaatattaggaacaccatcctaatattgaattgRGCACCCCCTCCACATACCCAATCCCCCCCAACAAATAAttattcaacctgtctcctccccttcatctacacagatcaataagggatcataggtttcatctggtcagtctgtcatggaaagagggtgttcttaatgctttgtatactcagtgtatatctgacTGACATGCATTACATGGTGGTGGACATAGAAAAACAACTTGCCTTAATTAGGTTACCTTGAATTGAATAATTGAccatgtcaaaaatgtaaatcaaKAATCGATAGTGATGCTTGGCTATGTTCAAAATTATTGTTCTTTGTATGAACAAATGTACTTTTTTRCCCCCTCCAAGGTGATTCTTGGTATTTGGATGTTCTAACTTTCTACTGCAGCACTGTATTGCCAACTACTAATAAATATACATGTATTATATATTTCAAATTGTGATGGTCCATCATGTTGGATTAAAGTAGAGAAGACTAAATAAGTAATTTCACTATACAATAGAACACTAGTAGTGTGTAGAATTACAATTACTCAAAAGCTATGATTTCTTGACTTMATACTTTTTCAGGTAGAAATGTTAGACAATGTGCACTTTGAGATGACAAAAACAGTGCCCAAACTGTATAGTGCACAGTGTTATAGATGTATGACAGCAACAAAGGCCTTATTTGAGCCAGTCATCACCAACTGAGCCTGTAGCTGAGGGGGAAGATATTCTTGTGAAGATACTCATCCTCGGTCTTGTTCCGAAGCTTCTCAAATTCATAGTAATAAATCTACAAAAACAGACTTCTATTAGTTACAGATGGAGCACTGAGAGCAAAGAGTAYATCTAAATGAATACAGACATGCTCTTTTTTGACAGAGTAGATGCCTAGAGACAGGCAGAACACTAGCAAAGGGGCTGAAATCAGAATTTACAGCAGACAGAACACTCAAAAAGGTCAAATCATCAGTGAAACAGGGTGTTGCGGCATGCATTTCCGACCTGAACAACTTCATATCCCAGAAGCCTCATGGCCTCTTTTCCCAGCAGCTGTCTTGTGTTCACAGTAAACCATCAATGCAAACTGCTATCCTCCAAGTACATAACAGAGCGCATGGGCCTGAATAAAATAGCTATAGTGCATTCYgaaattattcagaccccttgacttttaccacattttgttacgttacagccttattctaaaattgattaaatgatttttttctcaacaatctacacacaataccccataatgacaaagcaaaaacaggttttcagatgtttttgcaaatatataaaaaaaattttttttaaacgtattcacataagtattcacaccctttgctatgagacttgaaattgtgctcaggtgcatcctctttccattgatcatccttgagatgtttctacaactcaaTTGGAGTCCATCTGCGAcaataaccaagccatgaggtcgaaggaattgtccaagagctccgagacaggattgtgtcgaggcacagatctggggaagggaaccaaaacatttctgcagcattgaaggtccccaagaccacagtggcatcaatcattcttaaatggaagaagtttggaaccaccaagactcttcctagagctggccgcccagccaaactgagcaatcaggggagaagagccttggtcagggaggtgaccaagaacccaatggtcactctgacagagctccagagttcctctgtggatatggaagaaccttccagaaggacaaacatctctgtagcacgccaccaatcaggcctttatggtagagtggccagacggaaggcacatgacagcccacttggagttagccaaaaggtacctaaagactctcagaccatcagaaacaagattctctggtctgatgaaaccctatggtgaagcatggtggtggcagcatcgtgcatcggggatgttttttagcgMcagggactgggatactagtcaggatcgaggcaaagatgaacgaagcaaagtacagagagatccttgatgaaaacatgctccagagcgctcagaacctcagactagggtgaaggttcaccttccaaRaggacaatgaccctaagcacacagccaagacaacgcaggaatggcttcaggacaagtctctgaatgtccttgagtggcccagccagagcccggacttgaacccgatcgaacatctctggagagacctgaaaatagctgtgcagcacactccccatccaacctgacagagcttgagaggatctgcagtgaagaatggaagaaacaccccaaatacaggtgtgccaagcttgtagcgtcatacccaagaaaactttaggctgtaatcgctgccaaaggtgcttgaacaacgtactgctttgtcattatggggtattgtgtgtagattgatgagggaaagaaacgatttaatcaattttagaaaaaggctgtaatgtaacaaaatggggaaaatcaagggctctgaatactttccgaatgcactgcgtCTATGCATTTCATTGTTTGAATGTCTATTGTTTTTACCTCTTGAAGATATAGTCAATTTCACTGGCAAGGCAATACATATCCATCCTCATCCAGCTTTATTTCCACATCTGAAACAAACACAGGGGCCGGATTTGTCCTTGCGCCTTTATTTTCGGTATAGGTATAACCATAACATTGTCTGAAGCATTGAATTAAAGGTTACATGTGTTGTATCTTAAAATGTGCTGTCTGCATTACTTAGTGTGTAGCAGTATGGAGTGAGGACTCTGGAAGTGAAGTAAGCACGGGCCCCTAGTAGATCCACCAGTCCAGTTTTCACATAGTTGTAGAGGTGTCCGTCAACCGGCGTCTCCAGAGACCGACCAGGAGTGAGGAAAAACTTGACACGGTACATAGGAAGGAGCCTTGGACCCTGGGGTTAATACAGGGTGTTAAAGATGAATCAGAGGGTAGTGTGCTAGGATTGCAACACTGCAGTTGAGCAGAAGTGGCAATGctatcatatacagttgaagtcggaagtttacatataccttagccaactacatttaaactcagtttttcacaattcctgacatttaatcctaataaaaattccctatcttaggtcagttaggatcaccactttattttaagaatgtgaaatgtcagaataatagtagagagaattatttatttcagcttttatttatttcatcacattcccagtgggtcagaagttcacatacactcaattagtatttggtagcattgccttaattttttaaaacttgggtcaagcgtttcaggtagccttccacaagcttcccacagctttcccacaataagttgggtgaattttggaccattcctcctgacagagctggtgtaactgagtaaggtttataggcctccttgctcgcacacgctttttcagttctgcccaaaattttctataggattgaggtcagggctttgtgatggccactccaataccttgactttgtggagtggttgaaaaatgagttttaatgactccaaccaagtgtatgtaaacttccgacttcaactgtaattaaaTTGATTTGAGTAAACTCGTTACCTCATAGAAAGGCATTCAAGCTTCACAGTCATGTAGAGTGGGTCAGTTGGCGCAGTACAATCTGGTCAACCCCCATGCCTTGCTCTGGAACANNNNNNNNNNNNNNNNNNNNNNNNNCAGGGcaattggaaattgctcctaaggatgaaccagacttgtggtggtctataattttttttctgaggtcttggctgatttcttttgatcttcccatgatgtcaagcaaagaggccctgaatttgaaggtaggccttgaaatacatccacaggtacatctccaattgactcaaattatgtcaaatagcctatcagaagcttctaaagccattataattaagctgtttaaaggcacagtcaacttattgtatgtaaacttctgacccactggaattatgatacagtgaattataagtgaaataatctctctgtaaacaattattggaaaaattccttgtgtcatgcacaaaatagatgccctaaccgacatgccaaaactatagtttgttaacaagaaatttgtggagtggttgaaaaatgagttttaatgattccaacctaagtgtatgtaaacttccgacttcaactgtaattaatATTGATTTGTAGTAACTCGTTACCTCATAGAAAGGGCATTCAAGCTTCACAGTCATGTAGAGRTGGGTCAGTTGGGCSAGTACAATCTGGTCAACCCCCATGCCTTGCTCTGGAACACAAATTAATTTACAATTGTTAAACCAAAGATACTGCAACAAMTGCAATTATGAAGAAGAGTAAAGTAAGTgttgggcaattccatggtaatggAGATTTTTCTGTTTAAAATATACCAAACAAGCCTCCCYaatggcgcagcggtctaaggcactgcatcgcagtgcttgaggcgtcactacagatccgggttgaatcccaggctgtgtcacaaccggctgtgaccgggagtcccatagggcggcgcagaattggcccagcgtcatRcgggttaggggagggtttggccggggtctTTACTTGACTCAtcatgctctagcaactccttgtggcgggccgtgcgcctgcaggctgacttcggtcagtgtttcctccgacacattggcgcAGCTGGCTCCCGGGTTAAGCGGGTGTTAAGGAGTGTGGTTtgacgggtcatgttttggagcaCGCATGactcgactttcgcctctccccAGCCCAATGAGGAGTTGCAGCAacgagacaagattgtaattgaaattgggagagaaggggtaaaacacaccaaaaaaaacataccaaaca includes:
- the LOC112080384 gene encoding charged multivesicular body protein 5 — encoded protein: MNRIFGRGKPKGPPPNLTDCIGNVDSRAESVDKKIARLDVELVKYKDQMKKMRDGPSKNMVKQKAMRVLKQKRMYESQRDNLTQQSFNMEQANYTIQTLKDTKTTVDAMKIGAKEMKAAYKNVKIDQIEDLQDQLEDMMEDANEVQEAMSRSYGTPEIDDDDLEAELDALGDELLLDDDSSYLDEASTAPSIPEGIPSDRAPNRDGVLVDEFGLPQIPAT